The stretch of DNA GTTATCAAGCAAGAGTTCCAACAGGAAGTTAAGCAAGCCATCTATGAAGCGCAAATCCAACGAACACTGTTTATCTCCATCGTTGCTTTGCTCGCGACCATTGTAATGGGATTAACCCTAAGCTTGGCACGACAAGTCACCAACAACCTGAATTTGGTGTTAGCTTTCTTGAAAAGCGAAAACGATGAAACTCGACCTTCTTTGGATAAGCTGATTCAAGGCAAAGATGAACTCAGCCTATTTGCTCAGCAAGTTGAACGGTTGACCATCGAGCGAGAACTTGCAAAAGACAGGCTTACGATAGCGAAAGAAGACGCTGAGCGAGCCAAAGAAGACGCTGAAAAAGCGAAAGATCATGCAATACAAGCTAGCAAAGCGAAAAGCAGCTTCTTAGCCAATATGTCTCATGAAATTCGTACCCCACTCAATGGCGTTATTGGTATTTCCGAGATTCTTGCAGATACCCCACTCACACCCACACAGCGTGATTATGTGGATACGATTGAAACTTCATCCCAACTGCTACTTAGCTTGATCAACGATATCTTAGACTTCTCGAAGATTGAATCTGGCATGCTGTTAATCAGCCCGCACTCGGCGTCGATTAGAGAATCGATATACGACATAGCCTCTATTGTTGCGCCAAAAGCGAAAGAGCAAAAAATATCAGTCAACGTCGATATCAGCCCCGACACACCTGCACGCGTGATGATCGATGACCACCGATTAAGACAGATTTTGATGAACTTTATGTCGAACGCAGTGAAGTTCACAGCCGAAGGTGGTGTAACACTATCAATCAAGACACTCGAACAGTCTAACGACAATGTCACCATTCGATTCGCAGTGCGCGACACCGGTATTGGTATCGATAAACAGCAACAGAAACAGATATTCGAACCGTTCGCTCAAGAAGATGATTCAACGACCAGACAATTCGGTGGTACTGGTCTTGGCCTCGCCATCAGTACACAGTTGGTCGAACTGATGGGTGGCAAGATTCAGCTCGATTCAGTCAAGGGTAAAGGCAGCTGTTTCTACTTCGACTTAGAATTACCCGTTGACATGATGCTACCGAAACCAAGCACGGCAACCGCTGACATTTATATTCTGGGTAACGAGAGCATGCTTTCTACACGAATAGAATGCGACCTTAACCTTTATGGCTTAAAGGTAACTCAGCGAACGAATAACTCTTCCGCGATGACCGAACAACTCGCGACTCAGAAACACAATAAACCGATTACTGTCGTTTTCGCTGAAGATGATGCATTCCTAGCTAATACCCACGCAGATAACTTAGCTAAGCTGCACCAAAATGGCATCACTATCTGTTTGATTCGTTCTTTCTTAAGTGAGCCTGCGGATCTTGGCGACAGCGTTACTGCACAAGTCGCACAACCCCTACTCGGCTTACGTTTAATTAAAGCTATTGAGCTCTGTGATACGCAGGGTTTGGCTGAGCTTTCAGAGGCAAGCCAGCAACCTCTAGAGATCCAACACAAAATCCTCATCGTCGAAGACAACAAGATCAACCAAAAAATTGCTGGGCTTCATGTCGGTAAAAGTGGTTTTGAATTCGAGTTCGCTAATAATGGTCAGGAAGCTGTGGACATGTTCACCGCAAATCCTCATTACGCAGTGATACTGATGGACTGTATGATGCCCGTCATGGATGGCTTTGAAGCGACAAGCAACATTCGACGCGTTGAAAAAGAGACCAATGCCACGCGTCGTATCCCTATCATCGCCTTAACCGCCAGTGTGATTGATGATGATATTCAAAAGTGTTTCGACGTAGGTATGGATGACTATGTACCAAAGCCTTTCAAATTTGAAATGCTAAAAGAAAAAGTACTTGCCGCCGTTGAAGCGATGCCACTTCCTGCTGCCTACAAAACTAAATCTACGAAAAAACCCGCGACCGTAACACCGATTCTTAATGCTGCAGCTAAGCGAACATTGCCAGAAGAAAGAGTACAAAACACGGTTCCGAGTAAATCTGAAAGAATACTGCTCGTCGAAGACAATCGAGTTAACCAAAAAGTCGCTTCTGTGATGTTAACAAAGGCGGGCTACGCGTTTGAAATCGCCGACAACGGACAAATCGCCGTCGACATGTACCAAAACGACAGTAGCTTCGACATTATTTTAATGGATTGCATGATGCCCGTTATGGACGGCTTCACTGCGACCAAAGAGATCAGAGAGCATGAGAAAAACCTAGGCTTAAGCAAAACTCCTATCATCGCGTTAACCGCCAGTGTTATCGACGATGATATTCAAAAGTGCTTTGATTCAGGCATGGATGGTTATGTAGCGAAGCCCGTAAGAAAAGAAAAGCTATTCCATCAAATAGAAAGTGCGACTTGTTAGGAGATACCCATGGATTGGATTAGAACAATAAAAACACTTCCCCGCAGAGTCATGTTGCCAGTCGCGGTAGGGCTATTAGGAAGCTTGCTTCTTCTCAGCCCTGCTCACGCCGCTGAAGATTATGCCATATTTTCTTTAGACTCTGGATTTGAAGAGATATCAATAAACAAAGCGCGAAAGCTCTATAGAGGGAAAACTAAACGCCTCAATGGCAAACGTGTTGAACTGTCTGATTGGCCTGAGAACAGTGCCGAAAGAGATGACTTTTATCAGCTTTTGCTTGGAAAAAATGCCGCTCAAATGAATGCACACTGGGCTGGTTTATCTTTTTCAGGAAAAGCGCGTTATCCAAGAGAAATCAAAACGGCGTCAACCGACAGCTTAGTGGACTGGCTTGATGACAAACCAAACCGTATTGGTTACTCCCC from Vibrio splendidus encodes:
- a CDS encoding response regulator — encoded protein: MAITVWNNLSVKHKLFGLVLLPISLLLFLAGRQAYILTTQLTDFERTNQLSVYLQDISVLYRSTLASSPEEFATQSSQVKAELKTLSPAIFLNTSDEMNQLVADFSEATLSTIEANDSYDKLDALEWQSDLYKQLLLEIEKVPFENTKREIQQHLTALQQLEWLMFWSNEEFKLGTSLIEIFQNSQEYDPELAEQIETLSERQQLFLERFVSLNANEHQVSLMVEVFRNDVFAQSQEIRSALLDLNAISQLTPQEISVGLEAMSARLSLLQSLGNVIKQEFQQEVKQAIYEAQIQRTLFISIVALLATIVMGLTLSLARQVTNNLNLVLAFLKSENDETRPSLDKLIQGKDELSLFAQQVERLTIERELAKDRLTIAKEDAERAKEDAEKAKDHAIQASKAKSSFLANMSHEIRTPLNGVIGISEILADTPLTPTQRDYVDTIETSSQLLLSLINDILDFSKIESGMLLISPHSASIRESIYDIASIVAPKAKEQKISVNVDISPDTPARVMIDDHRLRQILMNFMSNAVKFTAEGGVTLSIKTLEQSNDNVTIRFAVRDTGIGIDKQQQKQIFEPFAQEDDSTTRQFGGTGLGLAISTQLVELMGGKIQLDSVKGKGSCFYFDLELPVDMMLPKPSTATADIYILGNESMLSTRIECDLNLYGLKVTQRTNNSSAMTEQLATQKHNKPITVVFAEDDAFLANTHADNLAKLHQNGITICLIRSFLSEPADLGDSVTAQVAQPLLGLRLIKAIELCDTQGLAELSEASQQPLEIQHKILIVEDNKINQKIAGLHVGKSGFEFEFANNGQEAVDMFTANPHYAVILMDCMMPVMDGFEATSNIRRVEKETNATRRIPIIALTASVIDDDIQKCFDVGMDDYVPKPFKFEMLKEKVLAAVEAMPLPAAYKTKSTKKPATVTPILNAAAKRTLPEERVQNTVPSKSERILLVEDNRVNQKVASVMLTKAGYAFEIADNGQIAVDMYQNDSSFDIILMDCMMPVMDGFTATKEIREHEKNLGLSKTPIIALTASVIDDDIQKCFDSGMDGYVAKPVRKEKLFHQIESATC